The following DNA comes from Thalassoglobus sp. JC818.
CCGGTTAACATCGTGACTTTGATTCCGAGTTGATGAAGTCCCTGAACCGCATTCGGAGTCGATTCTTTGATCGGGTCGTTGACTGCGAGAAGACCGACGAGTTTTTGATCGACGGCAACATGCACGACAGTGCTTCCTTCGGAACGAAGTTCGTCGGCTCGCTGTTGGATCTCCGTAATACCTTCGACGTTGTTTTCCTTTAAGAATTTTGGGCTTCCGATGACAATGTGTTGATTATTAATCGTGCCTTGTATTCCCATCCCGGTGGAGGAGTCGAAATCCTGAACATCGGGCAATGTAAAATTCTGCTCACGGGCAGCTTCTAGAATGGCTTCGCCGAGTGGATGTTCACTCTGTTGTTCTAGTGCTGCTGTCGTCGTTAATAAATCGTCTTCGCTCATCTCTCCGAGTGCGATGATGTTAACAAGTTTCGGTTTTCCTTCGGTGAGTGTGCCGGTTTTGTCGACGATCAGGTAATCAATTTTTTCGAGAGTCTCGAGGGATTCAGCGTCTTTAATGAGGACACCTTCTTTCGCGCCTCGACCGACACCAACCATGATTGACATTGGAGTTGCCAGGCCAAGAGCACACGGGCAGGCGATCACAAGAACTGCGACGGCGTTAACGAAGGCGTATGCGAAGCGAGTTTCCGCCGGGCCGAAAATCGACCACACGATGAAGGTCAGAATCGAGACCAAAATCACAGCTGGGACGAAGTAACTTGAGACGGTATCCGCGAGTTTTTGAATTGGAGCTCGGCTTCGTTGAGCGTTCGCGACCATTTCGACAATTCGAGATAATGTGGTCTCGTTGCCAACCTTCTCTGCGACCATTTCAAAGGAGCCGGTTTGATTCACTGTTCCGCCGATGGCATTGTCGCCGGTTTGCTTACGGACCGGAATCGGTTCGCCGGTGATCATTGATTCATCCACTGTGCTCTGACCGGAAACGACTGAGCCATCGACAGGAATTTTGTCTCCCGGAACGATTCGGATTTTGTCCCCCTCAACGACCTGCTCCAGCGGAATCGTCTGTTCATTCCCATCTCGAACGACTCGGGCAGTGTCAGGGGAAAGCGACATCAATTCACGGATTGCTCCGCTCGTTTGCTTTCTCGCCCGGAGTTCCAGCATTTGTCCCAGGAGCACGAGAGCAATGATCATTGTTGCTGCTTCGAAGTAGACCGGGACGTTTCCATGCGTCAGGAAGCTCTCGGGGATAAAGTCAGGGAACAGCATCGCGATGATGCTGAAGAAGTAAGCGGCCGCTGTCCCCATACCGATCAGGGTGAACATGTTCAGGTTGGCGGTTTTTAGAGAGCGGATTCCTCGAACCAGAAACGGCCACCCACACCAGAAGAAGACCGGGGTCGCGAGTATGAGTTGCAGCCAGTGCGACGTCGACACACTGATCCACGAATGAATCGGAATGCCAATCATCTCACCCATGGCGAGGACCATGATGGGGAGGGTCAAAGCAACAGCGACCCAGAACCGTCGCGTCATCGAGTTCAGTTCAGCATCATCGTCGTCGTCATCGAGAACGACTGTTTTCGGTTCAAGATCCATGCCACAGATTGGGCAGTCGCCGGAGCCTTCCTGTTCGATCTCCGGATGCATCGGGCAAGTGTAGATCGTCTTGCGTTCAGCACGGTAAGAGGGGGTTCGCTCCAAAGACATCCCACACTTCGGACAGTCGCTGGGAACATCGCTCTCGACGCCCGGACACATCGGGCAGATGTACTTCGCTTTGCTCTCCGCGTTCGCTGTCATCGTCCCATCGCCGTGACAACAATCGTGCGTGGCAGCTTCTTTGTTGCTGGAAAGACCTCCAAACTCAACGATGTTCAGTTCACCCCCTCCGCAACAATCCTTGCCTGAATCAGGTTGAGGAGTCTTTGCAGAAGCAGCTTCAGAGTGGCAACAACTCTCAGCCTGAGTGGAATCAAGAGTTTGAAGTTCAGGAGGCGAACTCTCTTGCGACATGAATTTTTGCAGGCAGTGCTGACTACAGAAGTAGTGTGTTTCACCATCGACGAGCGTCTTCAACTCCGTCGACTCGTCGACATGCATTCCGCAAATGGGATCAATCGCCATCTTCAACGCTTTCGGGTATTCGTCCGAGATCGGGCAGAGCTTCGCTGGAACTTTTCATTTCCACTTCAGTGATTGTTCTCATCGATTTGTTGGAAGTGAAGTGTTCGCGAGCGATGAGACAAATTGCAGCCACGATCAAGATTGTGTCTTGAGTTCGATCATAACATGCATTGAGAGAGAAAACGCGCTGGAGAGTTTTCCGATGGCATTTCAACTTTCGGAAGGAAGAAGCGACACGCAAACACCCAGCCAAAAGTGCAGAAGCTGTGGACGGACAAGCGAGGTGCGAATCAACTGCGAACCGTCAAGAGTGAGAGACGCGGTTGCAAGCCAGAGAAGAACTGAACAAGAAGAAAATAGGGCCGGCGGGACTCGAACCCACAACCAACGGATTATGAGTCCGCTGCTCTAACCGATTGAGCTACAGCCCCCGATCATGTCTGCCTGCTGCACTTTCGGCGTTCTGACGCGATTCGTGGTGCAGGTGTTTTGCGTTTTGACGGGCGTGTCGAATTCATTATTGAGTTGGGGAACGTACTCGATCGACACGTCATTTTCGCCTTGCTGACAAGTTGCGGAAGTATGTCCCGAGACTGCGTTGAGTGCAAGTCAGGGTGCGGGATGTCGACGAAGGTGTGGAGATTTCTCGCGGGCTTGCGGAAACGATTGCGCTGAAGGTGGTTGTTCGATACTTCGAAGCTGTCGACGGTCGTGTTGTTGCCGTCAGGCTGGTTACAATTGCGAATCGAAGACGATTGAGAAAGAGCAGGGCGTGCAGTTCAATTTCTGGAGGTCGAATGATGGCAAGTGAGGCGAAGTTGTCTTGGCGATTGAGCAAGTTGGCAGCGATATTCTTAGTGCTGTCAAACGCGAATTGGCTGTTCGGTCAAACGACAACAGGTGATGGCGAAGAGTGTGGTTGTCAGGGGAGGATTGAGGAGTCGTTCGGCAGCTTACAGTCTGGCTCGCCAGCATTTTCTGTGCATGACCCTTCGAAGATCATTGTTCAGGATGATGTGCTGTGGGGCTTTGGGACCGGGCGTGGAGTTCGGTCTTTCTATTCGACTGATTGTGAGACGTTTCAGCGTGGGCCTTCTGTTTTCTCAGAGAGTCCAGAATGGGTAGAGGATGTTGTTCCCGGTCACGATGGCCGCTTCTGGGCACCGGATGTGATTGTCCTTGATGATCGCATTCTTGTTTACTACAGCGTGTCGTCGTTCGGGAAGCAGAGCAGTGCGATTGCGTTGGCCTCGTGTTCAAACCTTTCGACAGAAGCTGGGGAAACCGAGTGGAGGGATGAAGGAATCGTCATTCAGAGTCGACCTGGAGATAACTTCAACGCGATCGATCCGACGATCTGGAAGGCTTCGGATGGCACGCTGTGGATGGCTCTCGGTTCATTCTGGGGAGGCATCTATCTCATTCAGCTCGACCCGGAAACTGGATTGAGAATGGGGGATGATGACTTAATGATTCCATTGGCATTTCACGAGCAGATCGAGGCAGCCGGACTATTCGAACGCGATGGCTATTACTATTTCTTCGTGAACTGGGGATGGTGCTGTCGCGGCGTTAACAGTACCTATGAGATTCGGGTTGGGCGAAGTCGGAAGATCACGGGACCGTATTTCGATCGCGACGGAGTCGATTTACGTCTGAAAGGTGGAACGGAAGTGCTTTCAACTGAGGGGGCGATGATTGGACCGGGGCACGGAGAGGTTCTGGTCTGTGAGGGGCAACAGTT
Coding sequences within:
- a CDS encoding heavy metal translocating P-type ATPase codes for the protein MAIDPICGMHVDESTELKTLVDGETHYFCSQHCLQKFMSQESSPPELQTLDSTQAESCCHSEAASAKTPQPDSGKDCCGGGELNIVEFGGLSSNKEAATHDCCHGDGTMTANAESKAKYICPMCPGVESDVPSDCPKCGMSLERTPSYRAERKTIYTCPMHPEIEQEGSGDCPICGMDLEPKTVVLDDDDDDAELNSMTRRFWVAVALTLPIMVLAMGEMIGIPIHSWISVSTSHWLQLILATPVFFWCGWPFLVRGIRSLKTANLNMFTLIGMGTAAAYFFSIIAMLFPDFIPESFLTHGNVPVYFEAATMIIALVLLGQMLELRARKQTSGAIRELMSLSPDTARVVRDGNEQTIPLEQVVEGDKIRIVPGDKIPVDGSVVSGQSTVDESMITGEPIPVRKQTGDNAIGGTVNQTGSFEMVAEKVGNETTLSRIVEMVANAQRSRAPIQKLADTVSSYFVPAVILVSILTFIVWSIFGPAETRFAYAFVNAVAVLVIACPCALGLATPMSIMVGVGRGAKEGVLIKDAESLETLEKIDYLIVDKTGTLTEGKPKLVNIIALGEMSEDDLLTTTAALEQQSEHPLGEAILEAAREQNFTLPDVQDFDSSTGMGIQGTINNQHIVIGSPKFLKENNVEGITEIQQRADELRSEGSTVVHVAVDQKLVGLLAVNDPIKESTPNAVQGLHQLGIKVTMLTGDNEVTARHVSKQLNIDEVAASVSPEDKHHRVEELKSQNHRVAMAGDGINDAPALAAADVGIAMGTGTDVAIESAGVTLVKGDLRGIERAIRLSKATMKNIRQNLFFAFIYNVLGVPIAAGVLYPFFGILLSPMIAAAAMSLSSVSVIANSLRLRAVQLDN
- a CDS encoding arabinan endo-1,5-alpha-L-arabinosidase encodes the protein MQVRVRDVDEGVEISRGLAETIALKVVVRYFEAVDGRVVAVRLVTIANRRRLRKSRACSSISGGRMMASEAKLSWRLSKLAAIFLVLSNANWLFGQTTTGDGEECGCQGRIEESFGSLQSGSPAFSVHDPSKIIVQDDVLWGFGTGRGVRSFYSTDCETFQRGPSVFSESPEWVEDVVPGHDGRFWAPDVIVLDDRILVYYSVSSFGKQSSAIALASCSNLSTEAGETEWRDEGIVIQSRPGDNFNAIDPTIWKASDGTLWMALGSFWGGIYLIQLDPETGLRMGDDDLMIPLAFHEQIEAAGLFERDGYYYFFVNWGWCCRGVNSTYEIRVGRSRKITGPYFDRDGVDLRLKGGTEVLSTEGAMIGPGHGEVLVCEGQQFLSFHYYDGDANGRPRLGILPLKWSEDGWPIVRMPEAE